In Pseudorca crassidens isolate mPseCra1 chromosome 16, mPseCra1.hap1, whole genome shotgun sequence, one DNA window encodes the following:
- the PRF1 gene encoding perforin-1, producing MASRALLPSVLLLLLPAPTPAPCYTAARSECRRNLKFVPGSWLAGEGMDVTSLRRSGSFPVDTQRFLRSDGTCTLCRNALQQGAVQRLPLALTDWRAQGSGCNRKVVKGEGRSTEEVAGAAANTIRNDWRVGLDVTPKPSINARVTVAGSHSQEANFAAQKTHQDQYRFSLDSVECRFYSFHLVHAPPLHPEFKRALKTLPPHFNISTEPDYWRLISSYGTHFIRSMELGGRISALTALRTCELALEGLTAQEVEDCLAVEAEVSIKSHTSASSAFKKCEEKKKQHKMGASFHQAYRERCSEVVGGHHTSMHDLLFGNQAGPEQFSAWVASLQDSPGLVDYTLEPLHMLLDSQDPQREALRQAVSKYVTDRARWRDCSRPCPPGQRKNPKDPCQCLCHGSAAINQDCCPRKRGLAHLEVMNFVATGLWGDWTTATDAYLKVFFGGQELRTDTVQNNNHPRWMIRLDFGDVVLTTGGPLRVQVWDADYGWDDDLLGTCDQTPKSGSHEVKCCLKHGHLRFSYHAKCLPHLAGGTCLEYAPRGLLGEPPGNRSGPVW from the exons ATGGCCTCCCGAGCGCTCCTCCCCAGCGTCCTCCTCCTGCTTCTGCCCgcacccacccctgccccctgctaCACGGCCGCACGCTCTGAGTGCCGGCGCAACCTCAAGTTCGTGCCCGGCTCCTGGCTGGCAGGGGAGGGCATGGATGTGACCAGCCTCCGGCGCTCAGGCTCCTTCCCGGTGGACACACAGCGCTTCCTGCGGTCCGACGGCACCTGCACCCTCTGCCGCAACGCCCTGCAGCAGGGCGCGGTCCAGCGACTGCCCCTGGCGCTCACCGACTGGCGCGCCCAGGGCTCGGGCTGCAACCGCAAAGTGGTCAAGGGTGAGGGTCGCTCCACCGAGGAGGTGGCTGGGGCGGCGGCCAACACCATCCGTAACGACTGGCGGGTGGGGCTGGACGTGACTCCCAAGCCCAGCATCAACGCGCGCGTGACCGTGGCGGGCTCGCACTCCCAGGAAGCCAACTTCGCGGCCCAGAAGACTCACCAGGACCAGTACCGCTTCAGCCTGGACTCAGTGGAGTGTCGCTTCTACAG TTTCCACCTGGTGCACGCTCCCCCACTGCACCCTGAGTTCAAGAGGGCCCTCAAGACCCTGCCCCCCCACTTCAACATCTCCACCGAGCCTGACTACTGGAGGCTCATCTCCAGCTATGGTACCCACTTCATCCGGTCCATGGAGCTGGGCGGCCGCATCTCGGCCCTCACCGCCCTGCGCACCTGCGAGCTGGCCCTGGAAGGGCTCACGGCCCAGGAGGTTGAGGACTGCCTGGCCGTCGAGGCCGAGGTCAGCATAAAAAGCCACACCAGTGCCTCGTCGGCATTCAAGAAGTGTGAGGAGAAGAAGAAACAGCACAAGATGGGGGCCTCCTTCCACCAGGCCTACCGGGAACGCTGCTCTGAGGTCGTTGGCGGCCACCACACGTCCATGCATGACCTGCTGTTCGGGAACCAGGCCGGGCCCGAGCAGTTCTCAGCCTGGGTGGCCTCGTTGCAGGACAGCCCCGGCCTGGTGGACTACACGCTAGAGCCGCTCCACATGCTCCTGGACAGCCAGGACCCGCAGCGGGAGGCGCTCAGGCAGGCTGTGAGCAAGTACGTGACGGACAGGGCACGCTGGAGGGACTGCAGCCGCCCGTGCCCCCCGGGGCAGCGCAAGAACCCTAAGGACCCGTGCCAGTGCCTGTGCCATGGCTCGGCGGCCATCAACCAGGACTGCTGTCCCAGGAAGAGGGGCCTAGCCCACCTGGAGGTCATGAACTTCGTGGCGACGGGTCTGTGGGGAGACTGGACCACTGCCACGGACGCCTACCTGAAGGTCTTCTTCGGCGGCCAGGAGCTGAGGACCGACACGGTGCAGAACAATAACCACCCCAGGTGGATGATACGGCTGGACTTCGGGGATGTGGTTCTGACCACAGGGGGCCCCCTGAGGGTGCAGGTCTGGGATGCAGACTATGGCTGGGACGACGACCTTCTCGGTACCTGCGACCAGACTCCAAAGTCTGGCTCACACGAGGTGAAGTGCTGTCTGAAGCATGGCCACCTGAGGTTCTCCTACCACGCTAAGTGCTTGCCCCACCTGGCAGGGGGCACATGCCTGGAGTATGCGCCCCGAGGGCTTCTGGGGGAGCCTCCAGGAAACCGGAGTGGGCCAGTGTGGTGA